Genomic DNA from Pseudomonadota bacterium:
TTGTCCATTTCAATCTTCTGCTGCTTTTTCAAAGTGAGATGAGGAAAGGAGGTTGCAAGGATGTCTTCGATACCGTCAACAAGTTTTGCCCCCTGTTTAATGAGTGCGTTTGCCCCTTTGTGCTCGTCACCGAAGATGCTTCCCGGAATTGCCATGACATCCCGGGCATATTCAAGACCAAGGCGGGCGGTAATCAAAGAGCCGCTCTTTCCGGACGCCTCTATAACGAGTACGCCCTTTGACAGACCGGCTATGATACGATTTCTCTCGGGAAAGTGGTAATTAAGGGGCGGATCCCCGGGGCTGTATTCGGTGAGCAGCAAGCCTTCTTCTCCGATCTTTTCAAAGAGCCGGATGTTTTCCGCCGGATAACAGATATCGATACCGCACCCAAGGACTGCAACCGTTTTACCTGTTTCAGGTAAAGCCCCTTTATGGGCAGCGGCGTCAATACCCCTTGCAAGACCGCTTATAACAGTTATCCCCAGAGATGAGAGGGTATTTGCAATCTTTTCAGCAAGAGCG
This window encodes:
- the dprA gene encoding DNA-processing protein DprA; the encoded protein is MDELTAIIALSKLKGIDRIKKKEIVETNDSLAALFEGKIKIYDESLKAQISAFKDWKDIEKATEKLTKSGTDIITIRDKEYPELLGYIPDPPVVLYKKGSLKTGSNTLAIVGSRKATFEGIALAEKIANTLSSLGITVISGLARGIDAAAHKGALPETGKTVAVLGCGIDICYPAENIRLFEKIGEEGLLLTEYSPGDPPLNYHFPERNRIIAGLSKGVLVIEASGKSGSLITARLGLEYARDVMAIPGSIFGDEHKGANALIKQGAKLVDGIEDILATSFPHLTLKKQQKIEMDKDEDYVYSYIGHERIHVDGLIDKTGMQAKYVMAILTRLEMKEIVRGFPGGYYIRK